The Bifidobacteriaceae bacterium sequence TGCTGCCCACCCTGGGCGGCCAGACGGCGCTGAACGCCGCCGTGGCGCTCGCGGAGGCGGGCGTCCTAGAGAGGTTCGACGTCGAGTTGATCGGCGCGAAAATCGACTCCATCAGGGCGGGGGAGGACCGCCAGGAGTTCAAGGACGTGGTCGAGCGCTCCGGCGCGGAGGTGGCCAGCAGTCGCATAGCGCACTCCATGGGGGAATGCCTGGCGGCGGCCGAGGAACTGGGCTACCCCATCGTGGTGCGGCCCTCGTTCACCATGGGTGGGCTGGGCTCCGGGATCGCCTACAACCCGGCGGACCTGGAGCGGATCGCCGGCGGCGGTCTCCAATACAGCCCCACCGCGGAAGTCCTGCTGGAAGAGTCCGTCATCGGCTGGAAAGAGTTCGAACTGGAGATCATGCGGGACCGCGCGGACAACGTGGTGGTGGTCTGCTCGATCGAGAACCTGGACCCGATGGGCGTGCACACCGGCGACTCGGTGACCATCGCCCCGGCGCTGACCCTGACGGACCGCGAATACCAGCGGCTGCGGGACATCGGGATCGCGGTGATCCGGGAAGTGGGCGTGGACACCGGCGGCTGCAACATCCAATTCGCGGTCAACCCGGACGACGGCCGGATCATTGTCATCGAAATGAATCCGCGCGTTTCCCGGTCCTCCGCTTTAGCGTCCAAGGCGACGGGCTTCCCAATCGCGAAGATCGCCGCCCGCCTCGCCATCGGCTACACGCTTGATGAAATCCCGAACGACATCACCGGTTCCACCCCCGCGAGCTTCGAGCCCGCCATCGACTACATTGTGACCAAGGCGCCGCGCTTCGCATTCGAGAAATTCCCGGCGGCGGACGACACGCTCACCACCACCATGAAATCGGTCGGCGAGGCGATGGCGATTGGGCGCTGCTTCACGGAATCTCTCAACAAGGCGATGCGGTCCATCGACAAGAAGGGCACAAGGTTCCACTGGTCCGGCCCAAAGCCAACCGCAGAGGAATTGGAGCGGTTGGTGGAGTCGCTCGCGCGCCCCACGGAGCACCGCCTGATCGACCTCCAACAGGCCGCCCGGTGGGGCGTGCCGGGGAAGCGTTTGGCGGCCGTGACCGGGATAGACCCCTGGTTTGTCGACCAGGTCGAGTTGATCAACGAGGTGGCCGCGCGCCTCGCGGGAGCGGAGGCGCTGGACCGCCGGACGCTCAAACTCGCCAAGCGGCATGGCTTCTCGGATGTTCAGATCGGCGAAATCAGGAACCTTTCGGAAGAGGCGGTGCGGGAAATCCGGCACGCTTTTGGGCTCAGGCCGGTTTACAAAATGGTCGACACGTGCGCGGGCGAATTCGCCGCCCGCACGCCGTACCTGTATTCCACCTATGACGAGGAAACCGAGGTGCGGCCCCGCAGGCGCCCGGCCGTGCTGATTCTGGGATCCGGCCCCAACCGGATAGGCCAGGGCATCGAATTCGACTACTCCTGCGTCCACGCCGCCCTCGCCCTGGGCGAGGACTATGAGACGGTCATGATCAATTGCAACCCGGAGACCGTCTCCACGGACTACGACATTTCCGGGCGCCTCTACTTTGAGCCGCTCACGTTTGAGGACGTTATGGAGATCTACGATGCCGAGCGGGCGGCCGGGCCTGTAGCCGGCGTCATCGTGCAATTGGGCGGGCAAACCCCCTTGAGCCTGTCGTCGCGTCTGGCGGAGGCCGGGCTGCCGATGTGGGGCACGCCGCCGGAAGCCATCGACGCGGCCGAGAACCGGGGGCTGTTCGGGCAGGTGCTCGCGGAAGCCGGGCTGCCGGCGCCGCAGTACGGGACGGCGCTGAGCGTCCCGGAGGCGGAACGGGTCGCGGAGCGGATCGGGTATCCGGTCCTGGTGCGCCCCTCCTACGTGTTGGGCGGGCGCGGCATGGAGATCGTCTACGACGTGGACCACCTGCGCGAATACATGGCCAAGGCGATCCCCGAAGGGGGTCGGGCGGACGCGCCCGTGCTGATCGACCGGTTCTTGGACCAGGCCATCGAGATCGACGTGGATGCCCTCTACGACGGCGAGGAGCTGTTCCTGGGCGGAGTCATGGAGCACATCGAGGAGGCGGGCATCCACTCCGGGGACAGCGCGTGCGTGCTCCCGCCGGTCACGCTGTCCAGCCGCGACCTGGAGAGGATCGAGCGCTCCACGGAGGCCATCGCCAAAGGCGTGGGCGTGCGGGGCCTGATCAACATCCAGTTCGCGCTGATGAGCGACGTGCTCTACGTGCTGGAGGCGAACCCCAGGGCGTCCAGAACGGTGCCGTTCGTGTCCAAGGCGACCGGAGTGCCGCTGGCGAAGGCGGCCTGCCTGATCATGGCGGGCGCGTCCATTGCGGACCTGAAGGCGGCCGGCCACCTCCCGGCCGCCTCCGCCGCGCTGGCCCTGGAGGTGGACCAGATCGCGGTGAAAGAGGCGGTGCTTCCGTTCGCACGGTTCAGGACCGCGGAGGGCAAGATCGTGGACACGGTGCTGGGACCGGAGATGCGCTCGACGGGGGAGGTCATGGGCCGCGACCCGCAATTCCCCACGGCGTTCGCGAAGTCGCAGGTGGCCGCGTTTGGCGGGCTGCCCAGGCGGGGCCGGGTCTTCGTGTCGGTGGCGGACCGCGACAAGCGGTCCATTTTGTTCCCCATCAAACGGCTGACCGAACTCGGCTTCGAGATCCTGGCGACCGAGGGGACCGCGTCGGTGCTGCGCCGCAACTCGATTCCCTGCCGGGAGGTGCTGAAAGTCTCCGAAGGGGAGGGCCGGGAGACGGTCGTGGACCTAATCCACGCCGGGGAGGTGGACATGGTGGTCAACACCCCCTCCGGGGCCGGGTCGCGGGCGGACGGCTATGAGATCAGGGCCGCCATCACCGCGATGGACCGCCCGATCGTCACCACCACCCAGCAGTTGGCGGCGGCGGTGCAGGCGATCGAAGCCCAACTGGCGGGGCCTTTGAGCGTGGCGCCGCTGCAGGGGGCGGGAGCGTGAACGCCTTCGCGAACCGGCTGCACGCCCAAATGGCCGGGGGCAGCCACCTGTGCGTCGGCATCGACCCCCACCCGTCCCTGCTGGCCGACTGGGGTCTGGCCGACACCCCGGAGAACCTGACGTTCTTTGGGCGGTCGCTGATCGAGGCGGGGTTGGCGGGCGGCGCGGCGGCGGTCAAACCGCAGTCGGCGCTGTTCGAGCGGCATGGGTCCCAGGGGATCGGCGCCCTGGAAAAGGTCTTGGATTTCGCCCGTGACGTCGGGATGCTGACCATTCTGGACGTCAAACGGGGCGACATCGGCTCGACAATGCGCGGCTACGCGGAGGCGTATCTGGGGGACGGGTCGCCGCTGGCGGCGGACGCGATCACCCTCAGCCCGTACCTCGGCTTCGGGTCGCTGCGGCCAGCCCTGGAACTGGCCGCGCTAAACGGGCGGGGGATCTTCGTGTTGGCGTTCACCTCAAACCCGGAAGGCGCCAGCGTGCAGCGGGCGGTCACAGTTGGAGGCCTGCAGGTCGGCGAATCGGTCATTCAAGCGGTCAGCCAGGCCAACGCGGGCGCGGTCCCAATGGGCGGGCTCGGGGTGGTGATCGGGGCCACGATCGGCTCGTTGCCGCCAGCAGGAGCCCAGATGATTGCCCAGGTGGGAGGCCCTATTCTGGCCCCCGGACTGGGCGCCCAGGGCGGCGGCCCGGCGGACCTGGATCGGGTCTTCGGGCCAGCCCGGAAGCTGGTCCTGGGGACCGTCTCACGGGCGGTCGCAGGGGCCGGACCCGACCCCGAAAGGGTAGTGGCCCAAGTGCGCCAAAGTGTCGCAAATCTCAGTTTTCTCGGAATCTAGACCGGAAGCCGTTGCATCATCCCTGGTCAGTCGTTAGATTGTGACTGTCCAAGTCCAACAAACGCACCGAAGGTGGATAAAGGGAATGGCTCTACCTCCATTGACTCCGGAACAGCGGGCTGAGGCCCTCAAGAAGGCCGCCGAGGCCCGCCAAGCACGGGCTGAGGTGAAAAACCGGCTCAAAGCATCTCAGGGATCCCTTAGCGAAGTGCTCGCCATGGGGCAAGAAGATGAAGTGATCGGCAAGATCAAGGTGGCCGCTTTGCTAGAGGCCCTGCCCGGCGTGGGCAAGGTGAAGGCCAAGGCGATCATGACGGAGATCGGCATCTCCGAGTCGCGGCGCATCCGCGGCCTGGGGCCGCATCAGAGGGAACAGCTCATCGAGCGTTTCGGCTGAGCAGCGGAGGTGTGGGCGCCAACTCGCCTGACAGTATTGGCCGGCCCGTCGGGGGTCGGCAAAGGCACGGTTGCGGCCCTCATCGCCGAGCGCTACCCGAAGGTATACCTCTCGGTTTCGGCCACAACCCGGCAGCCCAGGCCTGGTGAGGTCGAGGGGATCAACTACTTCTTCACGTCCCGGACGGCCTTTGAGGCCGCAGTGGCGGCTGGGGACATGTTGGAGTGGGCCGAATACAACGGCAACCTCTACGGCACCCCCCGGCTGGCGGTAGAAGACGCGCTGGGCGCGGGTCGCCCGGCTCTGCTGGAGATCGACCTGGTTGGCGCGCGGCAGATCAGGCAGTCCATGCCTGGCGCGCTGCAAGTCTTCCTGATGCCTCCCACCTGGGAGGAGCTTGAGCGGCGTCTGGCGACCCGCGGGACCGAGGACCCTGGCGAACGGCGGCGGCGTCTGGCGACAGCCGAACGCGAGGTGATGGCACGGGGCGAGTTCGACTTCGTGCTGACAAACGACAGCCTTGAGGACACCGTGGGACGACTCGCCGCGATAATGGGGCTAAACTAGGGCGGCCAATTGACGCTGGAAGGAATGTTCATTGTCAGGTACCACAGCCAACCCCGAGGGCATCACCGATCCGCCGATCGACGATCTGCTTGAGGTGACCGATTCGAAATACGCGCTGGTGATCTACGCCGCCAAGCGCGCCCGCCAGATCAACGGCTACTACGCCCAGTTGAACGAGGGCCTGTTGGAGCACGTCGGCCCGCTGGTGGAGGCCGGGCCGCAGGAGAAGCCGCTGTCCATCGCCATGCGAGAGATCAACCAAGGTCTGTTGACCATCGAACCCTCCGGGGAGTGATGCCGGCGTGATAGTGGTGGGGGTTGCGGGCGGGATAGCCGCCTACAAGGCCCCCGCCCTAGTCCGGCTGTTGACGGAGGCCGGACACAAGGTCCGGGTTGTGCCCACCGAGGCGGCTTTGCGCTTTGTGGGCCGCGCCACCTTTGAAGCCCTGACCGGTTCGCCTGCCGTCACATCCGTGTTCGACCAGGCCGTCGGCGTTGACCATGTCGCGTTGGCCGGTCAGGCCCAGGCTGTGGTGGTGGCGCCGGCCACGGCGGACCTGTTGGCGCGCTACGCCGCCGGCCGGGCGGACGACCTGTTGACTGCCACTCTGCTGGCGACGCGCGCGCCGGTGGTGGTGGCGCCGGCCATGCACACCGGGATGCTGGAGCACCCGGCGACGGTCGCGAACCTGGCCACCTTGCGGTCGCGGGGCGTGACCGTGCTCGATTCGCCCGCCGGCCGGCTGACGGGCGCGGATTCGGGGCCGGGCCGCATGGCGGAGCCGGCCGAGATCGCCGCGGCCGTCGAGGGTTTGCTTGGGCCCGCCGATTTCGCGGGTCTGAAGGTTTTGGTCTCCGCGGGCGGCACGCGCGAGCCGCTCGACCCGGTTCGCTTCCTGGGGAACCGCTCATCCGGCAAACAGGGGTTCGCCATAGCCGCCGCCGCCGCGCGCCGGGGGGCCCAGGTGACGGTCGTGGCGGCCAACGTTTCGCTGCCGACCCCGTTTGGGGTCGAGGTGGTGCCGGTGGACACGGCGTTGTCGCTTCAGGCAGCCATGGCGGAGCGGGCCGCCGATGCCGACCTGCTGGTCATGGCGGCGGCCGTCGCGGATTTTCGCCCAGCTCAGTCGTCAGCCAGCAAAATCAAGCGGCACGGCCGGAGCGGCTTCGCGCTGGAACTGGTCGCCAATCCGGACATTTTGGCCGGCCTGGTGGCGGCCCGCCGTCCGGGCCAAGTGATTGTCGGCTTCGCCGCGGAGACCGGCGACCAGGCCGCGACCGCGTTGGAGCACGCGATCGCCAAGGCCAAACGCAAGGCGACCGATTTGACGGTGGTCAACGTGGTGGCTCAGGGCGCCGTTTTCGGTGAGGACGCCAACGACGTGGTTCTGCTGTCCGCTCAGGGTGAGCGCTTGGGCCAGGCATCGGGCTCGAAAGACCAAGTCGCGCAGGCGATCCTGGACGCGGTCCGCCCGTGGCTGTAGCGGACCGCTTGGACCCCGCCTGGTGCCCCGCTACAGGATGGTTTCCACGGCGACCGGCGCGCCGGCGAGCAGCAGGGCCAGGTCGGACGGGTCAGAGGTGAGCACCAGCGGTGGCCGGGGCAGCGTCAGCGCGGTGGCGGCGACCAAGGCGTCGACGGTCACGTCTCGGAGTTTGCGCCTGGCGCGAGCGGCTTTGGTCCGGAGCCTGCCGGCAGAGTAGCCGATGGCAGCCGTGACCGGTTCGACGCGCACGGCCTTGACCGCGAGACGGAGCCGCGCGTCGCGCGGGGTCCCGTCTGAGGTTTCCGCGAGCGTGACTGCTGAGGTGTGGAGTGTCGAGTCGGTGCGGCGGGCTACCACCAGCCAGGCCTGGATCCGGCGGTCGCCGGCCGCGAGCAGGGACAGCGCCTCGGCGTCAAGGAGGATCGAGTGCGGCCGGGCGATCACCGCGCGAGCCGCTCCATGATTTTGTCGACTTCGGACTGTTCCGCTGGGCCGTGTTCGGCGTTCATGGCCGCCAAAATGTCGTCCAGCGCGTCGCGCTCCAATTGCCTGGCCACCGCTGCGGCGACGTACCCGGAGAACCCGCGCGGCCCCACCCGTTCTTGCACGGCATCCACGGTCAAGACCGGCATGGACACGGACTTCTTCTCGATGTTCACGGAACCGGGCACATAGGCAATCCTACCGGAAGTAGGATAACGGGGACGGCGGCGAGCGCCCCGGCTTTGGTGAGCCAGCTCCCGGAGTGGGGTAAACGCGTCGGCTGGGTGAGTGTCATAGGTCGCGGCTAGGGTTGTGGCCGTGAGTGAGACCAAACTGTTCACGTCAGAGTCCGTCACCGGCGGCCACCCGGACAAGCTTTGCGACCAGATTTCCGATGCCGTCTTGGACGGCCTGTTGGCACAAGACCCGTTTGCGCGGGTGGCGGTCGAGTCGTTAATCTCGCACGGCCAGGTGGTAGTGGCCGGCGAGGTGACCACGAACGGCTACGTGCCGGTGGCCGAGGTGGCCCGTGAGGTGCTGCTGGACCAGGGCTACGACACGGCCGAGGCGGGGATCGACGGCGCCAGTTGCGGCGTGTCCGTGCTGATCGAAGGCCAAAGCCGGGAGATCGCCGCCGGGGTGGACAACTCGGTGGAGACGCGACATGGCGGGAGGCGAGACGCGCTCGAGCAGCAGGGGGCGGGCGACCAGGGCATGATGTTCGGCTACGCAGTGGATGAGACGCCGGAGTTGATGCCGTTGCCGATCCATCTGGCGCACAAGCTGGCGCAGCGCCTCGAGGAGGTGCGCCTGGACGGCACGCTCGAGTACCTGCGGCCGGACGGGAAAACGCAGGTGACGGTGGCGTACCGGGACGGGAAGCCGGTGGGGCTGGAGACCATTGTGGTGTCCGCGCAGCACGCGCCTAGGGTGGAGCAGGGGCAGTTGGAGGCCGACCTCCGCGCTGTCGTGATCGAGCCGGTCATCGGGGAGGCGGGCTGGGAGGATGTGGGCCGGGTGCTGGTCAATCCGTCCGGCAGTTTCGTGGTGGGGGGCCCGGCGGCTGACACGGGCGTGACTGGGCGCAAAATCATTGTCGACACGTACGGCGGGATGGCCAGGCAC is a genomic window containing:
- the pyrF gene encoding orotidine-5'-phosphate decarboxylase, with translation MNAFANRLHAQMAGGSHLCVGIDPHPSLLADWGLADTPENLTFFGRSLIEAGLAGGAAAVKPQSALFERHGSQGIGALEKVLDFARDVGMLTILDVKRGDIGSTMRGYAEAYLGDGSPLAADAITLSPYLGFGSLRPALELAALNGRGIFVLAFTSNPEGASVQRAVTVGGLQVGESVIQAVSQANAGAVPMGGLGVVIGATIGSLPPAGAQMIAQVGGPILAPGLGAQGGGPADLDRVFGPARKLVLGTVSRAVAGAGPDPERVVAQVRQSVANLSFLGI
- a CDS encoding helix-hairpin-helix domain-containing protein, with amino-acid sequence MALPPLTPEQRAEALKKAAEARQARAEVKNRLKASQGSLSEVLAMGQEDEVIGKIKVAALLEALPGVGKVKAKAIMTEIGISESRRIRGLGPHQREQLIERFG
- the gmk gene encoding guanylate kinase codes for the protein MWAPTRLTVLAGPSGVGKGTVAALIAERYPKVYLSVSATTRQPRPGEVEGINYFFTSRTAFEAAVAAGDMLEWAEYNGNLYGTPRLAVEDALGAGRPALLEIDLVGARQIRQSMPGALQVFLMPPTWEELERRLATRGTEDPGERRRRLATAEREVMARGEFDFVLTNDSLEDTVGRLAAIMGLN
- the rpoZ gene encoding DNA-directed RNA polymerase subunit omega, which produces MSGTTANPEGITDPPIDDLLEVTDSKYALVIYAAKRARQINGYYAQLNEGLLEHVGPLVEAGPQEKPLSIAMREINQGLLTIEPSGE
- the carB gene encoding carbamoyl-phosphate synthase large subunit, with translation MPKRQDLKSVMVIGSGPIVIGQACEFDYSGTQACRVLKDEGLRVVLVNSNPATIMTDPEFADATYIEPIELAALTAIIERERPDALLPTLGGQTALNAAVALAEAGVLERFDVELIGAKIDSIRAGEDRQEFKDVVERSGAEVASSRIAHSMGECLAAAEELGYPIVVRPSFTMGGLGSGIAYNPADLERIAGGGLQYSPTAEVLLEESVIGWKEFELEIMRDRADNVVVVCSIENLDPMGVHTGDSVTIAPALTLTDREYQRLRDIGIAVIREVGVDTGGCNIQFAVNPDDGRIIVIEMNPRVSRSSALASKATGFPIAKIAARLAIGYTLDEIPNDITGSTPASFEPAIDYIVTKAPRFAFEKFPAADDTLTTTMKSVGEAMAIGRCFTESLNKAMRSIDKKGTRFHWSGPKPTAEELERLVESLARPTEHRLIDLQQAARWGVPGKRLAAVTGIDPWFVDQVELINEVAARLAGAEALDRRTLKLAKRHGFSDVQIGEIRNLSEEAVREIRHAFGLRPVYKMVDTCAGEFAARTPYLYSTYDEETEVRPRRRPAVLILGSGPNRIGQGIEFDYSCVHAALALGEDYETVMINCNPETVSTDYDISGRLYFEPLTFEDVMEIYDAERAAGPVAGVIVQLGGQTPLSLSSRLAEAGLPMWGTPPEAIDAAENRGLFGQVLAEAGLPAPQYGTALSVPEAERVAERIGYPVLVRPSYVLGGRGMEIVYDVDHLREYMAKAIPEGGRADAPVLIDRFLDQAIEIDVDALYDGEELFLGGVMEHIEEAGIHSGDSACVLPPVTLSSRDLERIERSTEAIAKGVGVRGLINIQFALMSDVLYVLEANPRASRTVPFVSKATGVPLAKAACLIMAGASIADLKAAGHLPAASAALALEVDQIAVKEAVLPFARFRTAEGKIVDTVLGPEMRSTGEVMGRDPQFPTAFAKSQVAAFGGLPRRGRVFVSVADRDKRSILFPIKRLTELGFEILATEGTASVLRRNSIPCREVLKVSEGEGRETVVDLIHAGEVDMVVNTPSGAGSRADGYEIRAAITAMDRPIVTTTQQLAAAVQAIEAQLAGPLSVAPLQGAGA
- the metK gene encoding methionine adenosyltransferase; translation: MSETKLFTSESVTGGHPDKLCDQISDAVLDGLLAQDPFARVAVESLISHGQVVVAGEVTTNGYVPVAEVAREVLLDQGYDTAEAGIDGASCGVSVLIEGQSREIAAGVDNSVETRHGGRRDALEQQGAGDQGMMFGYAVDETPELMPLPIHLAHKLAQRLEEVRLDGTLEYLRPDGKTQVTVAYRDGKPVGLETIVVSAQHAPRVEQGQLEADLRAVVIEPVIGEAGWEDVGRVLVNPSGSFVVGGPAADTGVTGRKIIVDTYGGMARHGGGAFSGKDPSKVDRSASYAMRWVAKNLVASGLARRCEVQVAYAIGKAEPISVAVDSFGTGAVSDAALASAVTGVFDLRPAAIIAALDLLRPIYRTTATFGHFGRTGFPWEETNRAEDLAASRFD
- the coaBC gene encoding bifunctional phosphopantothenoylcysteine decarboxylase/phosphopantothenate--cysteine ligase CoaBC, which codes for MIVVGVAGGIAAYKAPALVRLLTEAGHKVRVVPTEAALRFVGRATFEALTGSPAVTSVFDQAVGVDHVALAGQAQAVVVAPATADLLARYAAGRADDLLTATLLATRAPVVVAPAMHTGMLEHPATVANLATLRSRGVTVLDSPAGRLTGADSGPGRMAEPAEIAAAVEGLLGPADFAGLKVLVSAGGTREPLDPVRFLGNRSSGKQGFAIAAAAARRGAQVTVVAANVSLPTPFGVEVVPVDTALSLQAAMAERAADADLLVMAAAVADFRPAQSSASKIKRHGRSGFALELVANPDILAGLVAARRPGQVIVGFAAETGDQAATALEHAIAKAKRKATDLTVVNVVAQGAVFGEDANDVVLLSAQGERLGQASGSKDQVAQAILDAVRPWL